In a single window of the Antennarius striatus isolate MH-2024 chromosome 3, ASM4005453v1, whole genome shotgun sequence genome:
- the isl1a gene encoding insulin gene enhancer protein isl-1, whose amino-acid sequence MGDMGDPPKKKRLVSLCVGCGNQIHDQYILRVSPDLEWHAACLKCAECSQYLDESCTCFVRDGKTYCKRDYIRLYGIKCAKCNIGFSKNDFVMRARSKVYHIECFRCVACSRQLIPGDEFALREDGLFCRADHDVVERASLAPGDPLSPLHPARPLQMAAEPISARQPALRPHVHKQPEKTTRVRTVLNEKQLHTLRTCYNANPRPDALMKEQLVEMTGLSPRVIRVWFQNKRCKDKKRSLLMKQLQQQQPNDKTNIQGMTGTPMVAASPERHDGGLQANPVEVQSYQPPWKVLSDFALQSDIDQPPFQQLVSFSEQGPGSNSTGSEVASMSSQLPDTPNSMVSSPIEA is encoded by the exons ATGGGAGACATGGGGGACCCCCCGAAAA AGAAGCGGTTGGTGTCTCTCTGCGTGGGCTGCGGGAACCAGATCCACGACCAGTACATCCTGCGGGTCTCTCCGGACCTGGAGTGGCACGCAGCCTGTCTCAAATGTGCCGAATGCAGCCAGTACCTGGACGAGTCGTGCACCTGCTTCGTCAGGGACGGGAAGACGTACTGTAAACGGGATTATATCAG GTTATACGGGATTAAATGCGCTAAATGCAACATCGGCTTCAGTAAGAACGACTTCGTGATGCGGGCCCGGTCTAAGGTCTACCACATCGAGTGTTTCCGGTGCGTGGCCTGCAGCCGGCAGCTCATCCCGGGGGACGAGTTCGCTCTGCGGGAAGACGGACTGTTCTGTCGCGCTGACCACGACGTGGTGGAACGGGCCAGTCTGGCCCCCGGAGACCCCCTCAGCCCGCTGCACCCCGCCCGGCCGCTGCAGATGGCAG CAGAGCCCATCTCGGCCAGGCAGCCCGCCCTGCGCCCCCACGTCCACAAACAGCCGGAGAAGACCACCCGCGTCCGGACGGTGCTGAACGAGAAGCAGCTTCACACACTGCGGACCTGCTACAACGCGAACCCGCGGCCGGACGCGCTGATGAAGGAGCAGCTGGTGGAGATGACCGGCCTGAGTCCGCGCGTCATCCGGGTCTGGTTCCAGAACAAACGCTGCAAGGACAAGAAGAGGAGTCTGCTGatgaagcagctgcagcagcagcagcccaaCGACAAGACG AACATCCAGGGGATGACGGGAACCCCGATGGTTGCCGCCAGCCCGGAGAGACACGACGGCGGCCTGCAGGCCAACCCGGTGGAGGTCCAGAGCTACCAGCCGCCCTGGAAGGTCCTCAGCGACTTCGCGCTGCAGAGCGACATCGACCAGCCGCCCTTCCAACAGCTG GTCAGTTTCTCGGAGCAGGGACCGGGATCGAATTCAACGGGCAGCGAGGTCGCGTCCATGTCGTCTCAGCTTCCAGACACACCGAACAGCATGGTGTCCAGCCCCATCGAGGCCTGA